The sequence ATTTTCTTACGAAATTCTTTAGGCATGTATCCTTTAGTCTGCGTTTGGTACGAGAGGCAGACTTGGGCATTAATCCGTCCATCCCCTAATAAAGCTCCTGTCGGACATGATTCTATACATTTCATACAATCTCCACAGCCAAAAGGAACTTCTTCGTCTGATTCGAATTCAATATTAGTAATAATTTCTCCTAAATAAACATAGGAACCAAACTCTTCAGTAATTAATAAGCCATTACGACCAATAAAACCTAATCCAGCACGCTGAGCAACTGCAACATCAACGAGTTCCCCTGTATCTACCATTGGTTTGAATTCAAGACCGCCTAATTCCTCTTCTTTCGCTGCTTCTTTTATATACTCTATTAACTTGGCCATTCGATCATTGAGTATATGATGATAATCAGTCCCCCATGAAGCTCGGGCAAACTCACCACGTGGCTGGCCTTTATTAGTTTTAGGTTTCTTCATACGAGATGGATAGGCCAATGCGATCGCAATAATTGATTTAGGTTGATCGAATATTTTGTCAGGATAAATTCGTTCTTCGATATCTTGATGTTCAAAACCAGAATTATAACCTTTATCCTTTTGCTTTATCAAACGATCTTCTAAAGTATAAAATGGTTCCGCATGAGTAAAACCAATCTTATCGATTCCTAATTCACC comes from Aerococcaceae bacterium DSM 111021 and encodes:
- the queG gene encoding tRNA epoxyqueuosine(34) reductase QueG is translated as MSQLLKEKIKNKAGELGIDKIGFTHAEPFYTLEDRLIKQKDKGYNSGFEHQDIEERIYPDKIFDQPKSIIAIALAYPSRMKKPKTNKGQPRGEFARASWGTDYHHILNDRMAKLIEYIKEAAKEEELGGLEFKPMVDTGELVDVAVAQRAGLGFIGRNGLLITEEFGSYVYLGEIITNIEFESDEEVPFGCGDCMKCIESCPTGALLGDGRINAQVCLSYQTQTKGYMPKEFRKKMGRVIYGCDICQIVCPYNRGINSHLHQEMEPEPELTNTVLEPLLDISNREFKETFGKMAGSWRGKKPLQRNAIIALANYKEKSAIPRLLQAIETDPRPVIRGTAAWAVAKITEGSLNAELISFLEEMRDKEVDQETIDEFENALNILNDNY